Proteins from one Desulfovibrio sp. Fe33 genomic window:
- a CDS encoding NUDIX hydrolase, translating to MGKVRACPHCGGEIEVYRNPAPTVDVVIVTALPEGGEGVVLIERSNPPLGWALPGGFIDYGETCEQAAVREMKEETGLDVRLTGLLGVYSDPDRDPRRHTMSVVYTGEPEDPARLKAGDDAAGAKVFPLGEWPELAFDHARILADFLARRDSCPEAD from the coding sequence ATGGGCAAAGTTCGGGCCTGCCCCCACTGCGGGGGCGAAATAGAGGTGTACCGTAATCCCGCGCCTACGGTGGACGTGGTCATCGTGACGGCGTTGCCGGAAGGCGGGGAGGGCGTGGTCCTCATCGAGCGGAGCAATCCGCCGCTCGGGTGGGCGCTGCCCGGCGGTTTCATCGATTACGGAGAGACCTGCGAACAGGCCGCCGTTCGGGAGATGAAGGAAGAGACCGGGCTGGACGTGCGCCTCACCGGCTTGCTCGGGGTCTATTCGGACCCGGACCGCGATCCGCGCAGGCATACCATGAGCGTGGTCTACACCGGCGAGCCCGAGGACCCTGCCCGGCTCAAAGCGGGAGACGACGCGGCCGGGGCCAAGGTTTTTCCTCTGGGCGAGTGGCCCGAACTGGCCTTCGACCATGCGCGGATTCTGGCGGATTTCCTGGCTCGGCGGGATAGCTGTCCCGAGGCGGATTGA
- a CDS encoding chemotaxis protein CheA, giving the protein MQDSIIQCIEDIERRILEVDATGQNVEAVVDALGLSCMQLSSAGVIALLDMLRDGITPVNNDIVTAMLNICEAQKKFFFALGGLLEGSGDALAKIKTAPPSPVREETEEEAAKAFEEPPAAKAEIPEEKAEPVGSPEEKPCPEADARQDARHAQQGIASIRVPTDRLDRVIELVGKLMVTYAVIAQGGAANVAQVASSLRELDNVITKLQQEVNAIRLVPLKQIFMPMHRLVKSLSQKIGKKLDFEVHGDDLALDKTIVESLNEPLVHLLRNAVDHGLEDVEGRKAAGKPETGIVTLSAWRKGDNAFIRVGDDGRGLDPDRILSKALEKGLADPDKEYSNEEILRFVLQSGFSTAEKITDVSGRGVGMDAVVNAIKVALDGEVAIESELGKGADFTISIPLDRSANEGIVDALVCRVGGDTFIMPSRDVVEIYMPRRTDVVELPDGRETVDVRGEIHSLLRLADLLELTPEIDNIERAQAIVVRVGDYKGAILVDEVLRQQQVVITGFTVPVEEIFNVPILGYGMMGESDALVIDAEKMIRQFQERIAENARSSLT; this is encoded by the coding sequence ATGCAGGACAGCATCATTCAATGCATCGAGGACATAGAGCGGCGGATTCTCGAGGTGGACGCCACAGGCCAGAACGTGGAGGCCGTGGTTGACGCCCTCGGCCTCTCGTGTATGCAGCTCTCCTCGGCCGGAGTTATCGCGCTGCTGGACATGCTCAGAGACGGCATCACGCCCGTCAACAACGACATCGTCACCGCCATGCTCAACATTTGCGAAGCGCAGAAGAAATTTTTCTTCGCCTTGGGCGGCCTGCTCGAAGGCAGCGGCGACGCCCTCGCCAAGATAAAAACCGCGCCGCCCTCTCCTGTCCGCGAAGAGACCGAGGAGGAAGCGGCCAAGGCGTTCGAGGAACCGCCCGCCGCCAAAGCTGAAATTCCCGAGGAAAAAGCCGAACCTGTCGGGAGCCCCGAAGAAAAGCCCTGCCCGGAAGCCGACGCCAGGCAGGACGCCCGGCACGCGCAGCAAGGCATCGCCTCCATCCGCGTCCCCACGGACCGCCTGGACCGGGTCATCGAGCTGGTGGGCAAGCTCATGGTCACCTACGCCGTCATCGCCCAAGGCGGGGCCGCCAACGTGGCCCAGGTGGCCTCCAGCCTGCGCGAGCTCGACAACGTCATCACCAAGCTCCAGCAGGAGGTCAACGCCATACGTCTGGTGCCGCTCAAGCAGATTTTCATGCCCATGCACCGGCTGGTCAAAAGCCTCTCCCAGAAAATCGGAAAGAAGCTCGATTTCGAGGTCCACGGCGACGATTTGGCCCTGGACAAGACCATTGTCGAGAGCCTCAACGAGCCGCTGGTCCACCTTCTGCGCAACGCCGTCGACCACGGCCTGGAAGACGTCGAGGGGCGCAAGGCCGCGGGCAAGCCCGAAACCGGGATCGTGACCCTGTCCGCCTGGCGCAAGGGCGACAACGCCTTCATCCGGGTAGGCGACGACGGACGCGGGCTTGATCCGGACCGCATCCTGTCCAAAGCCCTCGAAAAGGGGCTGGCCGATCCGGACAAGGAGTACTCGAACGAAGAGATACTCCGCTTCGTGCTCCAAAGCGGTTTTTCCACCGCAGAAAAAATCACCGACGTTTCCGGACGGGGCGTGGGCATGGACGCCGTCGTCAATGCCATCAAGGTCGCTCTGGACGGCGAAGTGGCCATCGAGAGCGAACTGGGCAAGGGCGCAGACTTCACCATCTCCATTCCCCTGGACAGATCGGCCAACGAGGGCATTGTTGACGCCCTGGTCTGCCGCGTCGGCGGAGACACCTTCATCATGCCCAGCCGCGACGTGGTGGAAATCTACATGCCCCGGCGCACCGACGTGGTGGAACTGCCCGACGGACGCGAGACCGTGGACGTGCGCGGCGAGATACACTCCCTGCTCCGGCTTGCCGACCTCCTGGAACTGACGCCGGAGATCGACAACATCGAGAGGGCCCAGGCCATCGTGGTCCGGGTCGGCGACTACAAGGGGGCCATTCTGGTGGACGAGGTCCTGCGCCAGCAACAGGTGGTCATCACCGGCTTCACCGTCCCGGTTGAGGAAATCTTCAACGTCCCCATTCTGGGCTATGGCATGATGGGCGAATCCGACGCCCTGGTCATCGACGCCGAAAAGATGATCCGCCAGTTTCAGGAACGTATCGCCGAAAACGCCCGGTCATCCTTGACATAA
- a CDS encoding TrmH family RNA methyltransferase: MIRKITEERKKRIDGVLARRQKDLTLVMDNIWDPHNVSAVLRSCDAFGVAGVHLYYTDSQWPDLAKKTSGSAKKWIELTRHVDAADMVGHLKEQGIRILRTGFSESARPVMDFDFTKPTAIILSNEHRGTSPELAKLAPDEIYIPMQGMVQSFNVSVAAAIILYQAFVQRDAAGMYDNPSLSREELESLKTEWYSR; this comes from the coding sequence ATGATCAGAAAGATTACGGAAGAAAGGAAAAAACGTATTGACGGGGTGTTGGCCAGGAGACAAAAAGACCTGACGTTGGTCATGGATAATATTTGGGACCCTCACAACGTCTCGGCGGTTCTCAGGAGCTGCGACGCTTTCGGGGTGGCCGGAGTGCATTTGTACTACACGGATTCCCAGTGGCCGGACCTGGCCAAGAAGACTTCGGGCTCGGCCAAGAAATGGATCGAGCTCACCCGCCACGTGGACGCTGCCGACATGGTCGGCCATCTCAAGGAGCAGGGTATTCGAATTCTCAGAACGGGGTTCTCCGAATCGGCACGGCCGGTCATGGACTTCGATTTCACCAAACCCACCGCTATAATATTGAGCAACGAGCACCGGGGCACATCCCCGGAGCTGGCCAAGCTCGCGCCCGACGAAATCTACATACCCATGCAGGGCATGGTCCAGAGCTTCAACGTATCGGTGGCCGCGGCCATCATCCTCTATCAGGCGTTCGTTCAGCGCGACGCCGCCGGCATGTACGACAATCCCTCCCTTTCGCGGGAGGAACTGGAATCGCTTAAAACCGAATGGTATTCGAGATAA
- a CDS encoding Hpt domain-containing protein: MSEDPMVEEFFSEVNDKYYPQVMEGLELLENGDLGQGIEILARPLHTIKGVTGFMAGFEEASHFTHKIEDFLKKVQSGEVDSSPDNVTLLSRGVNMIFQVLEQLRMGDTDTAEREEVLGLIAEASATRQDNGEAAGAGVDTETLNGVTIIKVNEPRVHLDAQFKPIISAILSIEPGDPVLLDLDGVLTFGSGAWAAVASMGVTFRIAACNVSPDAKQTLIGWGFDKTISVYPDRETYFTAQ, encoded by the coding sequence ATGAGCGAAGACCCGATGGTCGAGGAGTTCTTCTCCGAGGTCAACGACAAGTACTACCCGCAGGTGATGGAGGGCCTTGAACTGCTCGAGAACGGAGACCTCGGGCAGGGAATTGAAATACTGGCCCGCCCTCTGCACACCATCAAGGGCGTCACCGGCTTTATGGCGGGCTTCGAGGAGGCTTCCCACTTCACCCACAAGATCGAGGATTTCCTCAAGAAGGTGCAGTCCGGCGAAGTGGACTCGTCTCCCGACAACGTCACCCTGCTCTCGCGCGGGGTGAACATGATTTTCCAAGTCCTCGAACAACTGCGCATGGGCGATACGGACACCGCAGAGCGCGAAGAGGTTCTCGGCCTCATCGCGGAGGCTTCCGCCACCCGGCAGGACAACGGCGAAGCCGCCGGAGCGGGCGTGGACACGGAAACCCTGAACGGCGTGACCATCATCAAGGTCAATGAACCGCGCGTCCACCTGGACGCCCAGTTCAAGCCCATCATTTCCGCCATCCTGTCCATCGAACCCGGCGACCCCGTGCTCCTCGACCTGGACGGGGTGCTGACCTTCGGGTCCGGGGCGTGGGCGGCGGTGGCCAGCATGGGCGTCACTTTCCGGATTGCCGCCTGCAACGTCTCTCCGGACGCCAAACAGACTCTCATAGGCTGGGGATTCGACAAGACCATTTCCGTATACCCCGACCGCGAGACCTACTTCACCGCGCAATAA
- a CDS encoding response regulator, translating to MRALIVEDEFLSRKVLRSFLMTLFDVDIVVNGREAVEAFKMGHDENRPYDLILMDIMMPEVDGIEALQRIRNLETENGYRPRVKVIMTTALDDPQTVIRTFHDGEASAYIVKPVAKDKLYAELEKLGLLHK from the coding sequence ATGCGTGCACTCATTGTCGAAGACGAATTCCTGAGCCGAAAGGTCCTACGGTCGTTCCTGATGACCCTGTTCGACGTGGACATCGTGGTCAACGGCCGGGAAGCGGTCGAGGCTTTCAAGATGGGCCATGACGAAAACAGGCCCTACGATCTGATCCTCATGGACATCATGATGCCGGAGGTGGACGGCATCGAGGCATTGCAGCGAATTCGGAATCTCGAAACGGAAAACGGCTACCGCCCGAGAGTCAAGGTCATCATGACCACGGCCCTGGACGATCCCCAGACGGTCATCCGCACCTTCCACGACGGCGAGGCTTCTGCCTACATCGTCAAGCCGGTCGCCAAGGACAAGCTGTATGCCGAACTGGAAAAACTGGGACTTCTGCACAAGTAG
- a CDS encoding L-threonylcarbamoyladenylate synthase translates to MQELLKVLRSDGIVIYPTETLYALGCDATSAAACDRVARVKGRPKDRPLPLIIGGLDMLALVTAEKSRSLVDLAAAFWPGPLSILVKALPELPSWLSDDEGYTSVRWSGHPFASELSRRFRKPIVATSANLSGKPPAALPEDIDPQLLEMVDGYYFDPPWPRGHKASTVVRMLGSSKLEVIREGEISIKKLCDKGFSVAVRNS, encoded by the coding sequence ATGCAAGAGTTGCTCAAGGTTCTGCGTTCAGACGGCATCGTGATCTATCCCACAGAAACTCTCTACGCGCTGGGTTGCGACGCCACCAGCGCCGCGGCCTGCGACCGCGTGGCCAGAGTGAAAGGGCGTCCCAAGGACCGGCCTCTTCCCCTGATTATCGGAGGCCTGGACATGTTGGCTCTGGTGACTGCCGAAAAAAGCCGATCCCTTGTGGATCTGGCGGCCGCGTTCTGGCCCGGTCCGCTGTCCATCCTGGTCAAGGCGCTGCCCGAGCTTCCCTCCTGGCTGTCCGACGACGAGGGGTACACTTCGGTCCGCTGGTCAGGCCACCCCTTCGCCTCCGAACTGTCCCGCAGGTTTCGTAAGCCCATAGTCGCCACCAGCGCGAATCTGTCCGGCAAGCCCCCGGCGGCCCTGCCCGAGGATATCGATCCGCAGTTGCTGGAGATGGTGGACGGATACTATTTCGATCCGCCGTGGCCGCGCGGGCACAAGGCGTCCACCGTGGTCAGAATGCTCGGGTCGAGCAAGCTGGAGGTTATCCGGGAAGGTGAAATTTCCATCAAGAAACTTTGCGACAAGGGTTTTTCCGTGGCCGTGCGCAACTCCTGA